The Neovison vison isolate M4711 chromosome 5, ASM_NN_V1, whole genome shotgun sequence genome includes a region encoding these proteins:
- the ETV4 gene encoding ETS translocation variant 4 isoform X3, with product MQLPGPCPPAPSQQHPSLLSCLFPPAQVPDSDEQFVPDFHSENLAFHSPTTRIKKEPQSPRTEPALSCSRKLPLPYHHGEQCLYSSAYDPPRQIAIKSPAPGAPGQSPLQPFPRGEPRNFLRSSGASQPHPGHGYLGEQSSVFQQPLDICHSFTSSQGGGREPLPAPYPHQLSEPCPPYPPQSFKQEYLDPLYEQACQPSVGQGGVNGHRYPGAGVVIKQEQTDFAYDSDVPGCASMYLHTEGFSGHSPGDGTMGYGYEKPLRPFPDDVCVVPEKFEGDIKQEGVGVFREGPPYQRRGALQLWQFLVALLDDPTNAHFIAWTGRGMEFKLIEPEEVARLWGIQKNRPAMNYDKLSRSLRYYYEKGIMQKVAGERYVYKFVCEPEALFSLAFPDNQRPALKAEFDRPVSEEDTVPLSHLDESPAYLPELAGPTQPFGPKGGYSY from the exons CCCAGGTACCCGACAGTGATGAGCAGTTTGTTCCTGATTTCCATTCAGAAAACT TAGCTTTCCACAGCCCCACCACCAGGATCAAGAAGGAACCCCAGAGTCCCCGCACAGAGCCGGCCCTGTCCTGCAGCAGGAAGCTGCCACTCCCCTACCACCATGGCGAGCAGTGCCTTTATTCCAG TGCCTATGACCCCCCTAGACAAATCGCTATCAAGTCCCCCGCCCCCGGTGCGCCCGGACAGTCGCCCCTGCAGCCCTTCCCCCGGGGAGAACCACGGAATTTCCTGAGATCCTCTGGcgcctcccagccccaccctggcCACGGGTACCTCGGGGAGCAGAG CTCTGTCTTCCAGCAGCCCTTGGATATTTGCCACTCCTTCACCTCCTCCCAGGGAGGGGGCCGGGAACCCCTCCCAGCCCCCTACCCACACCAGCTGTCGGAGCCCTGCCCGCCCTATCCCCCCCAGAGCTTCAAGCAGGAATACCTCGACCCCCTGTATGAACAGGCATGCCAGCCCTCGGTGGGCCAGGGTGGAGTCAATGGGCACAGGTAcccaggggcgggggtggtgaTCAAACAGGAGCAGACGGACTTCGCCTATGACTCAG aTGTCCCGGGGTGTGCGTCCATGTACCTTCACACAGAGGGTTTTTCTGGGCACTCTCCAGGTGATGGGACCATGG GTTATGGCTATGAGAAACCTCTGCGACCATTTCCAGATGATGTCTGCGTTGTCCCTGAGAAATTTGAAG gagaCATCAAGCAGGAAGGGGTGGGCGTGTTCCGAGAGGGACCGCCCTACCAGCGCCGGGGGGCCTTGCAGCTGTGGCAGTTCCTGGTGGCCCTGCTGGATGACCCGACGAACGCCCACTTCATTGCCTGGACCGGCCGGGGGATGGAATTCAAACTCATAGAGCCTGAGGAG GTTGCCAGGCTCTGGGGCATCCAGAAGAACCGGCCGGCCATGAATTACGACAAATTGAGCCGCTCGCTCCGCTACTACTATGAGAAAGGCATCATGCAGAAG GTGGCTGGCGAGCGCTACGTGTACAAGTTTGTGTGCGAGCCTGAGGCCCTCTTCTCTCTGGCCTTCCCGGACAATCAGCGTCCAGCCCTTAAGGCCGAGTTTGACCGGCCGGTCAGTGAGGAGGACACAGTCCCTTTGTCCCACTTGGACGAAAGCCCTGCCTACCTCCCAGAGCTAGCTGGCCCTACCCAGCCCTTTGGCCCCAAGGGTGGCTACTCTTACTAG
- the ETV4 gene encoding ETS translocation variant 4 isoform X4, whose protein sequence is MYLHTEGFSGHSPGDGTMGYGYEKPLRPFPDDVCVVPEKFEGDIKQEGVGVFREGPPYQRRGALQLWQFLVALLDDPTNAHFIAWTGRGMEFKLIEPEEVARLWGIQKNRPAMNYDKLSRSLRYYYEKGIMQKVAGERYVYKFVCEPEALFSLAFPDNQRPALKAEFDRPVSEEDTVPLSHLDESPAYLPELAGPTQPFGPKGGYSY, encoded by the exons ATGTACCTTCACACAGAGGGTTTTTCTGGGCACTCTCCAGGTGATGGGACCATGG GTTATGGCTATGAGAAACCTCTGCGACCATTTCCAGATGATGTCTGCGTTGTCCCTGAGAAATTTGAAG gagaCATCAAGCAGGAAGGGGTGGGCGTGTTCCGAGAGGGACCGCCCTACCAGCGCCGGGGGGCCTTGCAGCTGTGGCAGTTCCTGGTGGCCCTGCTGGATGACCCGACGAACGCCCACTTCATTGCCTGGACCGGCCGGGGGATGGAATTCAAACTCATAGAGCCTGAGGAG GTTGCCAGGCTCTGGGGCATCCAGAAGAACCGGCCGGCCATGAATTACGACAAATTGAGCCGCTCGCTCCGCTACTACTATGAGAAAGGCATCATGCAGAAG GTGGCTGGCGAGCGCTACGTGTACAAGTTTGTGTGCGAGCCTGAGGCCCTCTTCTCTCTGGCCTTCCCGGACAATCAGCGTCCAGCCCTTAAGGCCGAGTTTGACCGGCCGGTCAGTGAGGAGGACACAGTCCCTTTGTCCCACTTGGACGAAAGCCCTGCCTACCTCCCAGAGCTAGCTGGCCCTACCCAGCCCTTTGGCCCCAAGGGTGGCTACTCTTACTAG